In Sander lucioperca isolate FBNREF2018 chromosome 12, SLUC_FBN_1.2, whole genome shotgun sequence, one DNA window encodes the following:
- the tnnc2 gene encoding troponin C, skeletal muscle — protein MTDAQQEARSYLSEEMLAEFKAAFDMFDTDGGGDISTKELGQVMRMLGQNPTREELDEIIEEVDEDGSGTIDFEEFLVMMVRLLKEDQAGKSEEELAECFRVFDKNGDGYIDREEFALIIRSTGEQISEDEIDELLKDGDKNADGMLDYDEFLKMMENVQ, from the exons ATG ACTGACGCTCAACAAGAAGCCCGCTCCTACCTGAGCGAGGAAATGCTGGCTG AATTCAAAGCCGCCTTCGACATGTTCGACACCGACGGTGGCGGTGATATCAGCACCAAGGAGTTGGGTCAGGTGATGAGGATGCTGGGCCAGAACCCGACAAGAGAGGAGTTGGATGAGATCATCGAGGAGGTCGATGAGGACG GTAGCGGTACCATCGACTTCGAGGAGTTCTTGGTCATGATGGTAAGGCTGCTAAAGGAGGACCAGGCCGGCAAGAGCGAGGAAGAGTTGGCAGAGTGCTTCCGTGTATTCGACAA GAACGGCGACGGCTACATCGACAGAGAGGAGTTCGCCCTCATCATCCGCAGCACCGGCGAGCAGATCTCAGAGGATGAGATTGATGAGCTGTTGAAGGATGGAGACAAGAACGCCGACGGCATGCTGGACTATGACG AATTCCTCAAGATGATGGAGAATGTGCAGTAA
- the si:rp71-17i16.4 gene encoding troponin C, skeletal muscle, translated as MPTDAQSDARSFLTEEMIAEFKAAFDMFDTDGGGDISTKELGQVMRMLGQNPSREELDAIIEEVDEDGSGTIDFEEFLVMMVQQLKEDSAGRSEEELSECFRIFDKNGDGFIDREEFGEILHLTGEPVVEEDIDEMFGEADNNKDGRIDFDEFLKMMENVQ; from the exons CCCACTGACGCCCAAAGCGATGCCCGCTCCTTCCTGACTGAGGAGATGATTGCAG AGTTCAAAGCCGCCTTCGACATGTTCGACACCGACGGTGGCGGTGACATCAGCACCAAGGAGTTGGGTCAGGTGATGAGGATGCTGGGCCAGAACCCATCGAGGGAGGAGTTGGATGCCATCATTGAGGAGGTTGATGAGGATG GCAGCGGTACCATTGACTTCGAGGAGTTCTTGGTCATGATGGTGCAACAGTTAAAGGAGGACTCGGCTGGAAGGAGTGAAGAAGAGCTTTCAGAATGCTTCCGCATTTTTGACAA GAACGGAGATGGTTTCATCGACCGGGAGGAGTTTGGAGAAATCCTCCATCTCACTGGAGAACCAGTGGTAGAGGAAGATATTGATGAGATGTTCGGTGAAGCAGACAACAACAAAGACGGAAGGATTGATTTTGATG aGTTTCTGAAGATGATGGAGAACGTCCAGTAA
- the taf13 gene encoding transcription initiation factor TFIID subunit 13 — protein sequence MADEEDETGFDEELDDGSSGVDVGHGKRKRLFSKELRCMMYGFGDDQNPYTESVDILEDLVIEFITEMTHKAMSIGRQGRVQVEDIVFLIRKDPRKFARVKDLLTMNEELKRARKAFDEANYGS from the coding sequence ATGGCGGATGAGGAGGACGAGACTGGCTTCGATGAGGAGTTGGATGACGGATCCAGCGGAGTAGATGTCGGCCACGGAAAGAGAAAGAGGCTCTTCTCCAAGGAGCTCCGGTGTATGATGTACGGATTTGGAGACGACCAGAACCCGTATACTGAGTCTGTGGATATTCTGGAGGACCTGGTCATCGAGTTTATCACGGAAATGACCCACAAAGCCATGTCTATCGGACGCCAGGGCCGCGTCCAGGTGGAGGACATCGTTTTCCTAATTCGCAAGGACCCCCGGAAATTCGCCAGAGTCAAAGACCTACTGACCATGAACGAAGAGCTGAAGAGAGCCCGCAAAGCTTTCGACGAAGCAAATTATGGCTcataa
- the slc35c2 gene encoding solute carrier family 35 member C2 — protein sequence MACPVQFLCRGLRTVGLVLLYYVFSIGITFYNKWLMKDFHYPLFMTLVHLAINFCLSALTRRAMQGWTGKPRIILSWTDYLRKVAPTALATALDIGLSNWSFLFITISLYTMTKSSAVLFILFFSLVFKLEEPNPFLILVVLLISSGLFMFTFESTQFNLEGFTMVLLASFLGGIRWTLTQVLMQKAELGLQNPIDTMYHLQPLMFLGLFPLFLYNEGLSLSTSEKLFRVTELSPLLYSVFTLSIGGSLAFGLGFSEFLLVSRTSSLTLSISGIFKEVCTLLLAAALMGDKMGMLNWLGFAICLCGISLHVGLKTYYSKNKGPSLRKLNSKSPELELPLLRKEDERDDWAAEYNDEDEELEISLH from the exons ATGGCGTGCCCTGTCCAGTTCCTTTGCCGGGGGCTTCGCACTGTTGGATTAGTTCTCCTTTACTATGTCTTCTCTATAGGCATCACCTTCTATAACAAATGGCTGATGAAG GACTTCCACTATCCCCTCTTCATGACGTTAGTTCACCTCGCCATCAACTTCTGTCTGTCCGCTCTAACACGAAGGGCCATGCAGGGCTGGACAGGGAAACCCCGCATCATTCTGAGCTGGACAGATTACCTCCGTAAAGTGGCTCCCACAG CCTTGGCAACAGCACTGGATATTGGACTTTCCAACtggagcttcctcttcatcaccaTTAGCTT GTACACCATGACCAAGTCTTCAGCAGTGCTCTTCATCCTTTTTTTCTCCCTGGTCTTTAAACTAGAGGAGCCG AACCCATTCCTGATCCTGGTGGTCCTGCTGATCTCCAGTGGTCTgtttatgtttacatttgaGTCAACCCAGTTCAACCTGGAGGGCTTCACCATGGTGCTGCTGGCGTCCTTCCTAGGCGGGATCCGCTGGACCCTCACTCAGGTCCTCATGCAGAAAGCAGAGCTTG GCCTTCAAAACCCAATAGACACAATGTACCACCTACAACCTCTCATGTTCCTTGGCCTCTTCCCCCTCTTCCTGTATAATGAAG GGCTAAGCCTCAGTACCTCAGAAAAGTTATTCCGTGTGACGGAGCTGTCGCCTCTCTTGTATTCAGTCTTCACACTGAGTATAGGCGGCTCACTGGCCTTTGGTTTAGGCTTCTCAGAGTTCCTGCTCGTCTCTCGAACCTCCAGCCTCACGTTATCCATATCAGGGATCTTTAAG GAGGTGTGTACTCTGCTTTTGGCGGCAGCTCTGATGGGAGACAAAATGGGCATGCTTAATTGGCTGGGATTTGCCATTTGTCTGTGTGGCATTTCATTGCATGTGGGACTGAAGACATATTATTCCAAAA ATAAGGGACCGTCTTTAAGGAAGCTCAACAGTAAGAGCCCAGAGCTTGAGTTGCCATTACTGCGGAAGGAAGACGAAAGAGACGATTGGGCTGCTGAATACAATGACGAAGATGAGGAGCTAGAAATCAGTCTTCACTGA